A genomic window from Caldicellulosiruptor kronotskyensis 2002 includes:
- a CDS encoding P-II family nitrogen regulator produces MKEIVAIIRMNKVGVTKDVLAAAGYPAATFQKVMGRGKQRGLVGEVKAVEVDKATEMVLSSTAMEFIPKRMVTIIVDDRDVERVVNIITAVNRTGQIGDGKIFVLPVEDSIRIRTREKGYEALI; encoded by the coding sequence ATGAAAGAGATTGTAGCTATTATCCGAATGAACAAAGTGGGTGTGACAAAAGATGTGCTGGCTGCAGCGGGGTATCCCGCTGCAACATTCCAAAAAGTCATGGGGCGTGGCAAACAGCGAGGGCTGGTTGGTGAGGTAAAAGCAGTGGAGGTTGACAAAGCTACAGAGATGGTTCTTTCATCCACCGCTATGGAGTTTATTCCCAAAAGAATGGTTACAATCATTGTAGATGATAGAGATGTTGAGAGGGTTGTCAATATCATTACGGCTGTAAATCGCACAGGTCAAATTGGCGATGGAAAGATATTTGTTCTTCCTGTTGAAGATAGTATAAGAATCAGGACAAGAGAAAAGGGCTATGAGGCCCTGATATAA
- the nifH gene encoding nitrogenase iron protein, whose amino-acid sequence MMRQIAIYGKGGIGKSTTTQNTVAALATLGKKVMIVGCDPKADSTRLILGVKSQVTVMDTVREVGESNVKLDKVMFTGFGGVRCVESGGPEPGVGCAGRGVITAINLLEELGAFTDDLDFVFYDVLGDVVCGGFAMPIREGKANEIYIVASGEMMALYAANNICRGILKFAETSGVRLGGIICNSRRVENEKELLEAFCKRLGTQLIKFIPRDNIVQKAEINRKTVIEYDPGSNQAKEYLDLAKRIIENDMFVIPKPMPMDELEKLIEEYGLAD is encoded by the coding sequence ATTATGAGACAGATTGCTATTTATGGAAAAGGTGGTATTGGAAAATCTACAACAACTCAAAACACAGTTGCAGCTCTGGCAACTCTTGGCAAAAAGGTAATGATTGTTGGATGTGACCCAAAAGCTGACTCAACACGACTTATTTTAGGTGTCAAGTCTCAGGTGACGGTTATGGACACTGTGCGAGAGGTGGGTGAAAGCAATGTCAAGCTTGACAAAGTGATGTTCACAGGTTTTGGTGGTGTGAGGTGTGTAGAGTCTGGTGGACCAGAGCCGGGTGTTGGTTGTGCCGGGCGTGGTGTGATTACTGCCATCAATCTTTTAGAAGAGCTTGGTGCATTTACTGATGACCTTGACTTTGTGTTCTACGATGTTCTTGGTGATGTTGTGTGTGGCGGTTTTGCAATGCCAATCAGAGAAGGCAAGGCAAACGAGATATACATTGTTGCATCTGGTGAGATGATGGCACTTTATGCTGCGAACAACATCTGCAGAGGAATACTCAAGTTCGCTGAAACAAGCGGTGTTAGACTTGGTGGTATAATTTGCAATTCGCGTAGGGTTGAAAATGAAAAAGAACTTTTGGAAGCATTCTGTAAACGTCTTGGAACACAGCTTATAAAGTTTATCCCACGTGATAATATTGTCCAAAAAGCTGAGATTAACAGAAAAACTGTTATTGAATATGACCCAGGGAGCAATCAAGCAAAAGAATATTTGGACTTGGCAAAAAGGATAATTGAAAATGACATGTTCGTCATTCCAAAACCCATGCCAATGGATGAACTTGAAAAGCTCATTGAAGAGTATGGACTGGCAGATTAG
- a CDS encoding nucleotidyl transferase AbiEii/AbiGii toxin family protein: MDMEVLDSVGYEICRNIAKSNLSKKFYLAGGTALALQLRHRKSYDLDFFQKEVSEKIEFEYIYNVLTQFFSKRDVNIVVKQVDQMTSTICGVKVSFIAYPFPLIEPLVQGDKIDIRLKGINLASPKEIALMKAYTIGRRPTFRDYIDLYFLLKKGIVTLEYILEKAPQKFVIEGESVFSKKLFLEQLMYTEDIIDKETALISVIGEAPKVGEIERFLTQQAKISIEKYIKKRGMLP, encoded by the coding sequence ATGGATATGGAAGTATTAGACTCAGTAGGATATGAAATATGTAGAAATATCGCTAAAAGCAATTTGTCAAAAAAATTCTATCTTGCAGGAGGTACTGCATTGGCATTGCAACTTCGCCATAGAAAGTCATATGATTTAGATTTTTTTCAAAAAGAAGTTAGCGAAAAAATAGAATTTGAATATATTTACAATGTCTTAACTCAGTTTTTCTCTAAAAGAGATGTAAATATCGTTGTAAAGCAAGTTGACCAAATGACTTCTACTATATGTGGAGTAAAGGTAAGTTTCATTGCATATCCTTTCCCTTTGATTGAGCCATTAGTCCAAGGTGATAAAATAGACATTCGTTTAAAAGGAATCAATTTAGCATCTCCTAAGGAAATAGCTTTGATGAAAGCGTATACCATCGGTAGAAGACCAACATTCAGAGATTATATTGATTTGTATTTTCTACTTAAAAAAGGTATTGTAACTTTAGAATATATCTTAGAAAAAGCACCTCAGAAATTTGTAATAGAAGGTGAATCAGTTTTTTCAAAGAAATTGTTCTTAGAACAACTTATGTATACAGAAGATATAATTGATAAAGAAACAGCATTAATCTCTGTAATAGGTGAAGCACCAAAAGTAGGTGAAATAGAAAGGTTTTTAACTCAGCAAGCTAAAATATCAATTGAAAAGTATATAAAGAAAAGAGGTATGCTACCATGA
- a CDS encoding P-II family nitrogen regulator has product MKKIECIIRPEKLEEVKDALNQLGIKGMTVSQVMGCGLQKGRTEYYRGVEININLLPKVKIELIVKDSEVDRIVDTIVKVARSGKIGDGKIFIYNVENAVRIRTGEQGETAI; this is encoded by the coding sequence ATGAAAAAGATTGAGTGTATTATTAGACCTGAAAAGCTTGAAGAGGTAAAGGATGCTTTAAATCAACTTGGGATTAAAGGCATGACAGTGTCACAGGTTATGGGCTGTGGTCTTCAAAAAGGAAGAACTGAATACTACAGGGGTGTTGAGATTAATATAAATCTTTTGCCAAAGGTCAAGATAGAGCTTATTGTAAAGGACTCAGAAGTGGATAGAATTGTTGATACCATTGTTAAAGTAGCACGCTCTGGAAAGATAGGCGACGGCAAGATATTCATTTATAACGTAGAAAATGCAGTGAGAATAAGAACTGGCGAACAGGGCGAAACTGCAATTTAA
- a CDS encoding P-II family nitrogen regulator has translation MKMIRAIIRPEMQEKVVRALDSNGFVSMTKIDVFGRGKQKGIKTGNIVYDELPKTMIMMVVEDNDCQKVVDIILQNAYTGNFGDGKIFISPVEEAYTIRTGEKGL, from the coding sequence ATGAAGATGATACGAGCAATAATTAGACCAGAGATGCAAGAAAAGGTTGTGAGGGCACTTGACTCAAACGGTTTTGTTTCAATGACAAAGATTGATGTATTTGGACGTGGAAAACAAAAAGGCATCAAAACAGGGAACATCGTCTATGACGAACTTCCAAAGACAATGATCATGATGGTAGTAGAAGATAATGACTGCCAAAAAGTAGTTGATATAATCTTGCAAAATGCGTATACCGGCAATTTCGGTGACGGTAAGATATTTATAAGCCCTGTTGAAGAGGCTTATACCATCAGAACGGGAGAAAAAGGTCTGTAG
- a CDS encoding nitrogenase component 1: MATKLDSPLISKANRHVTINPPKMCQPIGAMYATLGIDKAVPLVQGSQGCCTYVRYQFNRHFKEPVNIAVTSFHEDAAVFGGRRNLIEGIRNLVFRYAPKVIGVVTTCSSETIGDDIEAFIKEAYKKVREELGDEVAQSVFVVPIHTPSYAGTHVKGYDTATISYIKYFAKSKEPNQKLYIIPGMINPGDIEEVKHLLNLMGVEYSVLFDISKTLNSPLMPPKPLYPEGGTPWQELEDCANGKAILALCPHAGGTGASYLESEFGVKSILGPFPVGVENTDKFIENVASIYEIEIPEEVKVERGLLLDAMADTCQYTMMRRAAVFGDPDIVIAVTRFLCELGMDVKVVETATPSPTFADEIKKIFDEYNIEGEILVDSDLYEFEYLAKEAGVEVILGNSKAVEVAKSVKCPVVRIGFPVYDRVGYFRYGITGYKGSIWLLDLIVNTILDYSYPHDKLHQ; encoded by the coding sequence ATGGCAACAAAACTTGATAGTCCGCTAATTTCGAAAGCAAACAGACATGTTACCATAAATCCTCCAAAGATGTGTCAACCAATTGGTGCAATGTATGCAACACTTGGTATTGACAAGGCAGTACCCCTTGTTCAAGGTTCTCAAGGATGCTGCACTTATGTTCGATACCAGTTCAACAGGCACTTCAAAGAACCTGTGAACATTGCAGTGACATCTTTCCACGAAGATGCGGCTGTGTTTGGTGGAAGAAGAAATCTTATAGAAGGAATAAGAAATCTTGTTTTTAGATATGCGCCAAAGGTGATAGGTGTTGTCACAACATGTTCAAGCGAAACCATAGGAGACGATATAGAAGCTTTTATAAAAGAGGCATATAAAAAGGTGAGAGAAGAACTGGGTGATGAGGTTGCACAAAGCGTATTTGTTGTGCCAATTCATACACCAAGCTATGCAGGAACACATGTAAAAGGCTATGACACAGCAACAATTTCGTATATTAAGTACTTTGCAAAATCAAAAGAACCAAACCAAAAACTATATATTATTCCAGGAATGATTAATCCCGGTGACATCGAAGAGGTAAAACATCTTCTAAATTTAATGGGTGTAGAATACTCAGTTTTATTTGATATTTCAAAAACCTTAAACTCACCACTGATGCCTCCAAAACCGCTCTATCCAGAAGGTGGCACGCCATGGCAGGAGCTTGAAGACTGTGCAAACGGGAAAGCCATCTTAGCTCTTTGTCCTCATGCAGGTGGCACTGGTGCAAGTTATTTGGAAAGCGAGTTTGGTGTAAAAAGTATCCTTGGTCCGTTCCCGGTTGGAGTGGAAAATACAGATAAATTTATTGAGAATGTTGCTTCTATCTACGAAATCGAAATTCCAGAAGAAGTCAAAGTTGAAAGAGGTCTTCTTTTAGATGCTATGGCAGATACTTGCCAGTATACAATGATGAGAAGGGCAGCTGTGTTTGGTGACCCTGACATTGTAATAGCTGTTACAAGGTTTTTGTGTGAACTTGGGATGGATGTAAAGGTGGTGGAGACAGCAACGCCTTCTCCTACCTTTGCCGATGAGATAAAGAAAATCTTTGATGAATATAACATTGAAGGTGAAATTCTTGTAGACAGCGACCTTTATGAATTTGAATACTTAGCAAAAGAGGCAGGGGTTGAAGTCATACTTGGCAACTCAAAAGCAGTTGAAGTTGCAAAATCAGTAAAATGCCCTGTTGTGAGAATAGGCTTCCCTGTATACGACAGGGTTGGATATTTCAGATATGGAATAACAGGGTACAAAGGAAGCATCTGGCTTTTGGATTTGATTGTAAATACAATCTTAGATTATTCTTATCCACATGACAAACTTCACCAGTAA
- a CDS encoding DUF6922 domain-containing protein, giving the protein MKLPEDFKILFKNYNFEMLDTEKHKELIIKTVLAYGNWEHIEKLFTFYSFNEIKDVFLKDFYGVTELPIPTIYLWGSIFLDEKEYWEYRNIRSKMNLVEKWKQTRKIQK; this is encoded by the coding sequence ATGAAACTTCCAGAGGATTTTAAAATCTTATTCAAAAATTATAACTTTGAAATGTTAGATACAGAAAAACACAAAGAATTAATAATAAAGACAGTATTAGCATACGGCAATTGGGAACACATTGAAAAACTTTTTACTTTTTATAGCTTCAACGAAATAAAAGATGTATTCTTAAAAGACTTTTATGGAGTTACAGAACTTCCTATACCTACAATTTATCTTTGGGGAAGTATATTTCTTGATGAAAAAGAGTATTGGGAATACAGAAATATAAGAAGTAAGATGAATTTGGTAGAAAAATGGAAACAGACAAGAAAGATACAAAAATAA
- a CDS encoding ammonium transporter — MNRLIKNYKAFLITVGTIATLLLVTSIAKADQITPEKVATAIDNVWVLITAFLVFFMQAGFAMVEAGFTRAKNASNIVMKNLMDFAIGSVIFWLFGFAFMFGKDAGGFIGTSGFFLNDSFKHLGLSIPLTSFLMFQTVFAATAATIVSGAMAERTKFIAYCIYSAVISFIIYPVVGHWAWGGGWLSKLGFIDFAGSTVVHSVGGWAALIGAAMLGPRIGKYTKDGKINAIPGHSITLAALGTFILWFGWFGFNPGSTLSGMNEKIGDIAVNTNLAAAMGANLAMIYTWLKYKKPDVSMTLNGALAGLVAITAGCASVNPWGAAIIGGLAGILVVVSVEFIDKKLKIDDPVGAISVHGVCGSFGTLMVGLFATEGGLFYGGGIKQFLVQLAGVASTFIWTTVTTFILFAIIKLTVGLRVSEEEEIEGLDVTEHGATAYGDFVIKSQAVK; from the coding sequence ATGAATAGACTCATTAAAAACTACAAGGCCTTTTTAATCACGGTAGGAACAATTGCAACTTTGCTGCTTGTTACATCAATAGCAAAAGCTGACCAGATTACACCTGAAAAGGTTGCAACAGCAATTGATAATGTGTGGGTGCTTATTACAGCGTTTTTGGTCTTCTTTATGCAAGCAGGATTTGCAATGGTCGAAGCAGGCTTTACCAGAGCAAAAAATGCGAGCAATATTGTTATGAAAAACCTAATGGACTTTGCAATAGGCTCTGTGATATTCTGGCTCTTTGGATTTGCATTCATGTTTGGGAAAGACGCAGGTGGGTTTATCGGTACGTCTGGATTTTTCCTGAATGATTCATTTAAACACTTGGGCCTATCTATTCCGCTTACATCATTTTTGATGTTTCAAACAGTGTTTGCTGCAACAGCTGCAACAATTGTCTCAGGTGCTATGGCTGAAAGAACAAAGTTTATTGCGTATTGCATTTACAGTGCTGTAATTTCGTTTATCATCTATCCTGTTGTAGGTCACTGGGCATGGGGTGGCGGTTGGCTGAGCAAACTTGGATTTATCGACTTTGCAGGTTCTACTGTTGTTCACTCAGTAGGTGGCTGGGCAGCACTAATTGGTGCAGCAATGCTTGGACCAAGAATTGGCAAATATACAAAAGATGGTAAAATAAATGCAATACCTGGCCATAGTATAACCTTGGCAGCACTTGGAACGTTTATATTGTGGTTTGGTTGGTTTGGCTTCAACCCAGGTTCAACACTTTCGGGTATGAATGAAAAGATTGGCGATATTGCTGTCAATACCAACTTGGCAGCTGCGATGGGTGCAAACTTAGCAATGATATACACATGGCTAAAGTACAAAAAACCAGACGTTAGTATGACACTAAACGGTGCTTTGGCTGGTCTTGTTGCAATTACAGCAGGCTGTGCGTCTGTCAACCCATGGGGTGCGGCAATAATAGGCGGGCTTGCCGGAATATTGGTTGTTGTATCTGTTGAATTCATTGATAAAAAACTAAAGATCGATGATCCTGTCGGTGCAATATCAGTACATGGAGTATGTGGTTCTTTTGGGACATTGATGGTTGGACTTTTTGCAACAGAAGGAGGACTATTCTATGGTGGAGGGATAAAGCAATTTTTAGTCCAGCTTGCCGGAGTTGCTTCAACATTTATATGGACTACCGTAACAACCTTTATTCTATTTGCAATAATCAAACTCACAGTTGGTTTGAGAGTCTCTGAAGAGGAAGAGATAGAAGGTCTGGACGTTACAGAACATGGTGCAACAGCATATGGTGACTTTGTAATAAAGTCTCAGGCAGTAAAGTAA
- a CDS encoding nitrogenase component I subunit alpha, which produces MPFVTLDCDRCIEERGKHTYITDRNNPVVPVCNVRTIPGDMTERGCAFAGARGVVGGPVKDVIQIVHGPIGCAYYTWSSRRHLSDSEFHRKYCFSTDMQEKDIVFGGEKKLYNAIIEANQQFPEAKAVFIYATCPTALIGDDLEAVAKKASKAIGKPVIAFNSPGFCGVSQSKGHHIANHTIFEKIVGTKELEDPTPYDVNIIGEYNIDGDYWVLEKLFTKIGLRIITAFTGNASYDNLCKMHYAKLNIVHCQRSATYIARLMKEKYGTPFIRVTLFGITETTNSLREIGKFFGIDKKVEEVIEEELESIMSRLEFFREKLRGKRAMIYVGAPRVWHWIPLMRDLGIEVVACATTFGHEDDYEKINARADDGVLVIDNPNELELEEVIEKYKPDIFLTGLKEKYLAHKIGVPSLNSHSYENGPYVAFEGLVNFARDLYKSLYAPVWKFVDRRWASQWQQNLIVR; this is translated from the coding sequence ATGCCATTTGTGACTTTGGACTGTGACAGGTGCATTGAAGAAAGAGGAAAACACACATATATAACTGACAGGAACAATCCTGTTGTACCTGTGTGCAATGTAAGAACCATCCCGGGTGACATGACAGAGCGTGGTTGTGCATTTGCAGGAGCAAGAGGTGTTGTTGGAGGACCTGTTAAAGATGTAATTCAGATAGTCCATGGGCCAATTGGCTGTGCATATTATACGTGGTCATCACGAAGACACCTGTCCGATAGTGAATTTCATAGAAAGTATTGCTTTTCAACTGACATGCAAGAAAAAGACATAGTTTTCGGTGGGGAAAAGAAACTTTACAATGCAATAATTGAAGCAAACCAGCAGTTTCCTGAAGCCAAAGCGGTATTTATATATGCAACATGTCCAACTGCCCTAATTGGTGATGATTTAGAAGCTGTTGCCAAAAAAGCTTCAAAAGCAATAGGAAAACCAGTCATTGCATTCAATTCACCGGGTTTTTGCGGTGTTTCTCAGTCTAAAGGTCATCATATCGCAAATCACACAATCTTTGAAAAGATTGTTGGGACAAAAGAACTTGAAGACCCAACACCGTATGATGTTAATATCATAGGCGAGTACAACATTGATGGAGATTACTGGGTGCTTGAGAAGCTATTCACAAAGATTGGCTTGAGGATTATAACAGCATTTACTGGAAACGCTTCTTATGATAATCTGTGCAAGATGCACTATGCAAAGCTCAACATTGTCCACTGCCAGAGGTCAGCAACATACATTGCAAGGCTTATGAAAGAAAAGTACGGCACGCCATTTATCAGGGTAACACTTTTTGGAATTACCGAAACAACTAATTCTCTTAGGGAGATAGGAAAGTTTTTTGGAATTGATAAAAAGGTGGAAGAAGTGATTGAAGAAGAGCTCGAAAGTATTATGTCAAGGCTTGAGTTTTTCAGAGAAAAGCTTCGCGGCAAGCGTGCAATGATTTACGTTGGAGCACCAAGAGTCTGGCACTGGATACCGCTTATGCGTGACCTTGGGATAGAAGTTGTTGCATGTGCTACAACATTTGGGCATGAGGATGACTATGAAAAGATAAACGCAAGAGCAGACGATGGAGTTTTGGTGATCGATAATCCTAACGAGCTTGAGCTTGAAGAGGTTATAGAAAAGTATAAACCCGATATATTCCTCACAGGATTGAAAGAGAAATACCTTGCACACAAGATTGGTGTTCCATCTTTGAACTCACATTCTTACGAAAATGGGCCATATGTAGCTTTTGAAGGTCTGGTCAATTTTGCAAGAGACCTTTACAAGTCACTCTATGCTCCAGTTTGGAAATTCGTTGACAGGAGGTGGGCATCACAATGGCAACAAAACTTGATAGTCCGCTAA
- a CDS encoding ISL3 family transposase, producing MLNHNYITELLKSKDIILHQVVESEKEVELHISQTQKPHKCPKCGSITSKIHDYRVQRVKDVPIMGKRTYLVLRKRRYVCKECGKKFFEHINFLGKRQRMTNRLAAYIISQLSSLSSMKEVARQTNVSVTTVMRLFDKVSPTKKIEDFSSEAICIDEFKGNAGGAKYQCIIVDPVKKQIVEILKDRRQDVLIEYFKRLKDRDKVKYFVCDMWRQFVETAKIYFKNAKIVIDKFHFTRYVYWALENVRKRVQKELEDNLRKYFKRSRKLLLKSYEELTAEQREELEVMFWYSRDLRKAHRLKEEFRKVLESSNSAQAKVELKKWIEAAERSGLSEFCRCIKVFRNWFSEIVNSFDVPYTNSVTEGFNNKIKVLKRNAFGYRNFERFRKRILYSCGS from the coding sequence GTGCTCAATCATAATTATATCACAGAACTTTTGAAATCAAAAGATATCATTCTCCACCAAGTAGTAGAAAGCGAAAAGGAGGTAGAACTGCACATAAGTCAGACGCAAAAACCTCACAAGTGTCCTAAGTGTGGTAGTATCACAAGCAAGATACATGATTATCGTGTCCAAAGAGTAAAGGACGTACCAATAATGGGTAAGAGAACATATTTAGTTTTAAGAAAGCGAAGATATGTTTGCAAAGAATGTGGAAAGAAATTTTTTGAACACATAAATTTTTTAGGCAAGCGACAAAGAATGACAAATAGATTAGCAGCATACATTATAAGTCAGCTCAGTAGCTTAAGCAGTATGAAAGAAGTGGCAAGACAGACAAATGTATCAGTTACAACAGTTATGAGGTTATTTGATAAGGTAAGTCCTACCAAGAAAATAGAGGATTTTTCTTCTGAGGCGATATGCATAGATGAATTCAAAGGAAATGCAGGTGGAGCTAAATATCAGTGTATAATTGTGGACCCTGTGAAAAAGCAGATAGTAGAAATTTTAAAAGACAGAAGACAAGATGTTTTGATTGAATATTTTAAGAGATTGAAGGATAGGGATAAAGTAAAATATTTTGTATGTGACATGTGGAGACAATTTGTGGAGACAGCAAAGATATATTTTAAAAACGCGAAAATAGTAATAGACAAATTTCATTTTACAAGATATGTGTATTGGGCGTTAGAAAATGTAAGGAAGAGAGTACAAAAGGAATTAGAAGATAATTTAAGGAAGTATTTCAAGAGAAGCAGGAAACTACTGTTAAAGTCTTATGAAGAACTTACAGCAGAGCAGAGAGAAGAGTTAGAAGTGATGTTTTGGTACAGTAGAGATTTAAGGAAAGCGCATAGACTCAAGGAAGAATTTAGAAAAGTTTTGGAAAGCAGTAATTCAGCACAAGCAAAAGTTGAATTAAAAAAATGGATAGAGGCAGCAGAGAGAAGTGGCCTTTCTGAATTTTGCAGATGTATAAAGGTTTTTAGGAACTGGTTTTCAGAGATAGTAAATTCATTTGATGTTCCATATACAAATAGTGTAACAGAAGGTTTTAACAATAAGATAAAAGTTTTAAAGAGAAATGCATTTGGATATAGAAATTTTGAGAGATTTAGAAAGAGGATTTTATACAGTTGTGGTAGTTAG